GGGGCAGCGCTACGCGCGGCCCGGGAAGAAGATCTTCACCTCGCGCTCGGCGGACTCCTCGGAGTCGGAGGCGTGGATCAGGTTCTCGCGCACGATCACGCCGTAGTCGCCCCGGATGGAGCCCGGCGCGGCGGCGATCGGATCGGTCGGGCCGGCGAGCGCGCGCAGCCCCTCGATGACCCGCTCGCCCTCGACGATCAGCGCCACGACCGGGCCGGAGGCCATGAACTCAACCAGCGGCTCGTAGAAGGGCTTGCCCTTGTGCTCGCCGTAGTGCTGCTCCAGCG
Above is a genomic segment from Streptomyces sp. SLBN-31 containing:
- the ndk gene encoding nucleoside-diphosphate kinase, whose translation is MSQRTLVLLKPDAVRRGLTGEIISRIERKAGWQITALELRTLDQETLEQHYGEHKGKPFYEPLVEFMASGPVVALIVEGERVIEGLRALAGPTDPIAAAPGSIRGDYGVIVRENLIHASDSEESAEREVKIFFPGRA